The genomic interval ctctcatcttctttttgcagatgatcttttcctttttggATCAGCCACCATTCATAATGCTCAACATCTCTCTGAATGTCTTGAGATTTACAATAGTTGGTCTGGCCAATGTATCAGTGAGAGTAAATCCTTCCtccattttagtaaaaataccaCTCGGGTCTCCATTCAAgaaattcaaaacattttcaaattcagaATCTCACCTCCAAATTCTAAATACTTGGGTTTACCCCTCTCGAATGGGCCTAATAGGAAGAACTTTCTAACTACTTTAATGGAGAGAATACATTCCAAGTACCAAGgctagaaataaaaaattctctctCAAGCTGCAAAAACTGTTCTCATTAGAGCAGTGGCTAGTTCTATCCCTTCCTATGTCATGTCCTCAGCACTGCTtccaaaaaatacaacaaaaaaatagataCTCTTTTCCGTAGATTCTGGTGGGGATACGAGGataatgagaaaaagaaatttactcTCAAATCTTGGAAATCCATTTGTCTTCTCAAATAAATGGGAGGCCTTGGATTGAAAAATATGTCTCTCTTCAATTTTGCTCTGGTCACCAAGCATGCCTGGTCTCTCATCAATGGGTCATCCAGTCTCTGGAAAGAGgctatttcaaaaaatatttaggtTCCAAGTCTCTCCTGGAAATATCTCCCAAACAAACTGATTCATGGTTTTGGAAGAGTTTGTTAAAACAAAGAGATTTTTTAAAGTCTGGAATCTGTTTCCAAATTAACAATGGCTCTTCCACCAAAGTCTGGCTAGATCCTTGGATCCCTTCCATCTTTGGCCATATTCCCCATTAGAATCCTAACATTCCCTTTGTTCTTGATCATAGCATGACTGCTTCTGAACTTATCTTAGAAGAACCAAGACGATGGAATACCCTCCTTCTGAATACACTTTTTTCGGaacattctttaagagaaatccaaaaaatcCCATTGGCAAATTACAATTTTCATCAAACCCAGGACAAAATTAAATGGATTCATCACTCCTCAGGGAATTTTTCTGTCAAGTCTGCATATGCTGCTCTGGTTAATGATGATAATCGTCCCTCTCCAATCAATTAGCCTTTGAACTGGAAAAGTCTTTGGAAATTAAAACTGCAAGATAGACTGAAATTATTTCTTTGGAAATTTAGCCATAATATACTGCCCACCAAAGCTAAGATTAGTAATGTAATTCCTCTTGACGAAGATCAAATGGTCTGTCCCCTTTGTAGCACTGAAGCTGAAGATTCTACTCATCTATTCCTTAATTGTATTTATTCTAGAGTTCTTTGGAGGCAATCAAAATGGCCGCTTGACATATTCTCCTTTGCAAGGCAGCCCTTTAATACttggataaaaaatattctcattcctTCAGAGTTTCTAAGAATCTAGAGGAAGACATTCatccttttcaaatttttgctaCAATCGCAATGGATCATCTTTGGTTactaagaaacaaaaaagtccACAATCTGATCTTTATCCCCCTTCTCCCGTTGATTTTGTTGACTTTGTTAAAAATTCTCTTCATCGTCATTTAGCAGCTTGGATAGAAATTGATGCTCAAAAGTCAAAGAAGGTTGAAGATCACCCATCTGGTTTTTTTCTCATTAAATTTGATGTGGCAGTTAGAGACCAAGGCAACAGTATTGCATCTTTGTGTTGGAATGATTCTGGTGAAACCATTTTTGCACTCACAGACCACATTATCAATGTGAATCCAAATCTTGGCGAAGCAAGGGCAGTATTGATGGCAGTATCAGAAGCAAAAAGATtgggaataaaaaaattattctggAAGGCGACTCAAGCACCACAATAACAACCATTACTAATTCCACAGATGCAGATGACTGGATCACAAGCCCTATCATTAAGGATATAAAGCATCACCTCCTCTCTTTTGAAGCTTGGAAAGCTAAGAAAATTCATCAGTCTGAAAACCGATCCCCGCATGATTTGGCGCAATGAGCGGCAATGTAAGCCTATGGTAATATTCCCCTAATCCAAATTCTCCCTTCTTTATTGGCTTTTCATAATGGGAAAGACTCTTCCCTTTTATCTGTATAATTATGATATTGAGCTCTAAACTCTTGATGATGTATTCTAGTTCTTGGTTTAATAGAACTAGTTGTAacttgctcaaaaaaaaaaataaaaaaaaataaaaataaaatgagtatgtGGCAATGACAAGCATGATGTCATGGATTTCTGTTTTATTGGAACCATTCTGTTTATGATATTGGTAGTTTTTGGAATATTCGTTTATTCGTTTCACCCATTGAGACATTTTTTAATGTGAAATTATATGGCTATAACATTAGAtgtggtttggatattgaattaagagaagataagataagataagataagataaaataaaagttgaataaaataatattatttttattttaaaatttaaaaaaattaaattatttattatattttatttataaatttaaaaaaatataataattaaataaaataagataaaatgagatgattctACCATCATTCCAAGCAACACCGTACGCAGTTCTTATCCACATGACCCTTCTACTGAAAGTCTGAAAGACGAACCGAGTTTGGAAACAGCTGCAGGCCAGCCCACGTTTTCTCTCTTCAGCTTGTTTTTGGGGGCAAACCAAGGAAACAACCTGCAGATTTGAAAATCCAAGTGCTATAAACCAAATAAACACAGTTTATTTTCATGGGCTCTTTAGAAAGGTTGATTTCATTGTCTTCGATACACACAGGATTGTTTCAGAACTTTCACTGTAGAATTTTAACATGGGTTTTTCCTCGCCTATGCTCCCTCGTgttctgtttcttcttcttgttcttgtctTTTGTAGCTCGGGAGCAGAAGTTGTAACGGTTGATGTTCATGAAGCTAAGGATTTGATCAAGTCTGGGTATACATATCTTGATGTTAGGTACGTAAAGGGTGCTCTAATTTCTTTCATGTTCAGATCCATTTCTTCCTCAAATTAGTTAATTTCATGGATGtgatttacaaaaattaaaagttcTATTCTTCCTGGAATAAGTGTGGAATCGAACTTTGTTTAATTTGCAAATAGGACGGTGGAAGAATACAAGAAAGGGCATGTAGGTGTAGACAAGATCTTCAACATCCCTTACATGTTCATTACACCAGAAGGTAATTTAAATCTCTTACCATAAGAAGCCCATTTACaagtggatttttttcttttaaaattgttttgcTTTGCAATTTGGTATCTTTAACCAAGTAATGGAAATTAATATGTAAGATGATTTTGGCCTTAGGTAGGGTGAAAAATCCACAATTCTTGGAGGAGGTTTCTTCTGCTTGCAACAAAGAGCATCATCTTATTGTGGTAATTTTGCTTGTTTCTTGTATTATTTCTTACCGGTCTGACCAAATGCTGGCACCatagaaaatttagaatttcttttgaaaaatccaTTATAAAATTACCTTAATATTTAGAACACCATGTACTCTTATTTTATACATAACCTAATTTCGTTTCTCTGGTGGATCATGTCATGATCTGCATAGGGTTGTCAAAGTGGGGTGCGGTCTCTGTATGCAACTTCT from Juglans microcarpa x Juglans regia isolate MS1-56 chromosome 4S, Jm3101_v1.0, whole genome shotgun sequence carries:
- the LOC121262458 gene encoding thiosulfate sulfurtransferase 18 isoform X2 — protein: MGSLESSGAEVVTVDVHEAKDLIKSGYTYLDVRTVEEYKKGHVGVDKIFNIPYMFITPEGRVKNPQFLEEVSSACNKEHHLIVGCQSGVRSLYATSDLLTAGFKDVSDMGGGYLAWVESGYPVQKPEAENVSLVPKPEAEL
- the LOC121262458 gene encoding thiosulfate sulfurtransferase 18 isoform X1 — its product is MGFSSPMLPRVLFLLLVLVFCSSGAEVVTVDVHEAKDLIKSGYTYLDVRTVEEYKKGHVGVDKIFNIPYMFITPEGRVKNPQFLEEVSSACNKEHHLIVGCQSGVRSLYATSDLLTAGFKDVSDMGGGYLAWVESGYPVQKPEAENVSLVPKPEAEL